The following proteins come from a genomic window of Candidatus Obscuribacter sp.:
- a CDS encoding TolC family protein — translation MSSKFAEHFVLACTIFLLLLLFESQPAFADIDQDRVTLRPKVELTEPTLRMSLTTAIATANKKYPSIARESSDTKKLKGEVSVARTQYLPRMDMIVQELRATQNVTAGTILPQYLNVIPIQSGAPGNSSTFSSIFGSNAGLNFSWELVDFGRRAANVKLAKQSLTKSTAQLRLTELDVTTRCALCYLKLLLVQQQILVCQATLDRMVDWSLVVRTLCDKGLKPGVDAARADAEVSLAKIALIEARREADLMQQDLAEAMGMAGTLIQPVGEPLLKRPKLAALIAPDGTATLQKHPLAVLRMAEVDVSKSRLNLLDHSWYPHLWLESAIWGRGSGQGRFIKPIASGIVPKTANWTVGFTFQFPVMEYFKIRAQKITERSSIEAQRSNYDLAMQELIKEDRKAKIMLSRAEEIADETPTLLIAARENEIKAKERYRVGLTNVIEVAEAERILARAQAQDIEAQLKVWQALLAISYAHGDIQPFLKLVAAAENDNAAPKKEVTN, via the coding sequence TTGTCCAGCAAATTTGCTGAGCATTTTGTATTAGCCTGTACAATTTTTTTGCTGCTTTTGTTATTTGAGTCTCAGCCAGCCTTTGCTGATATTGACCAGGACAGAGTTACCCTCAGGCCCAAAGTCGAACTGACCGAGCCTACGCTGAGGATGTCTCTGACTACAGCAATTGCGACAGCCAACAAAAAGTATCCTTCTATTGCGCGCGAAAGTTCGGACACAAAAAAGCTAAAAGGTGAAGTGAGCGTCGCTCGCACCCAATACCTGCCGCGGATGGACATGATCGTGCAGGAGCTGCGTGCTACTCAAAACGTCACAGCCGGTACGATTTTGCCGCAGTATCTTAACGTCATTCCCATCCAATCAGGCGCGCCAGGCAATAGTTCAACTTTTTCCAGCATATTTGGCTCAAACGCCGGACTTAACTTTTCGTGGGAGCTAGTAGACTTTGGTCGCCGCGCTGCCAATGTCAAACTGGCTAAACAATCACTAACCAAGTCCACCGCCCAACTGCGCCTGACAGAGCTAGATGTGACCACCCGCTGCGCTCTTTGTTATCTCAAGCTACTACTGGTGCAACAACAGATTTTGGTCTGCCAGGCTACTTTAGATCGCATGGTGGACTGGTCTCTTGTGGTGCGCACTCTTTGTGATAAAGGACTCAAACCAGGAGTTGATGCCGCTCGGGCAGACGCCGAAGTCTCACTGGCCAAAATCGCTTTGATAGAGGCTCGGCGAGAAGCCGATCTGATGCAACAAGATCTGGCGGAAGCAATGGGTATGGCCGGCACATTGATCCAACCTGTGGGAGAGCCACTTTTAAAGCGGCCAAAGCTTGCCGCATTGATTGCCCCCGATGGCACTGCCACTCTGCAAAAACACCCTCTAGCTGTACTGAGGATGGCCGAAGTCGATGTCTCAAAATCGCGCCTCAATCTATTAGATCACAGCTGGTATCCGCACCTCTGGCTTGAATCCGCCATCTGGGGCAGGGGCTCAGGTCAGGGTCGTTTTATCAAACCAATTGCCTCCGGCATTGTTCCTAAAACTGCCAACTGGACTGTTGGCTTTACTTTTCAATTTCCTGTAATGGAATACTTTAAAATACGCGCACAAAAAATTACTGAGCGCTCCTCTATCGAAGCCCAGCGGTCTAACTATGACCTGGCTATGCAGGAACTAATCAAAGAAGACAGAAAAGCCAAAATCATGCTCAGCAGAGCTGAAGAAATTGCCGATGAAACACCGACTTTACTCATCGCCGCCAGAGAAAATGAAATCAAAGCAAAAGAAAGATATAGAGTCGGTCTCACCAATGTAATAGAAGTAGCCGAAGCAGAGCGCATACTGGCAAGAGCGCAAGCCCAGGACATAGAAGCCCAGCTCAAAGTCTGGCAAGCACTGCTTGCCATCTCCTATGCTCACGGCGATATTCAGCCATTTCTAAAGCTAGTGGCAGCCGCCGAAAACGATAATGCTGCACCGAAAAAAGAGGTCACTAACTAA
- a CDS encoding cytochrome ubiquinol oxidase subunit I — protein MHDLLIARCQMGMSLAFHIIFAAIGIALPLMMSIAEWLWLKTGDNVYEELAKRWSKGAAILFAVGAVSGTVLSFELGLLWPGFMDFAGEIIGMPFALEGFAFFTEAIFLGIYLYGWKLVPKPVHLFAGLVVAASGAASALFVIFANGWMNTPTGFDLVDGKAINIDPIKAMFNPAGLPEAVHMLLAAYAATAFVVAGIHAALLLKAKDNIFHRRALAIALALGGATAILQPLSGDLLAQLTAQLQPVKLAAMEAHFDTTKGASLNIGGITDVKAGKLNYAIEIPMMLSVLAHHDPNAEVKGLNDFDRSDWPNINIVHLSFDLMVGCGVAMMLVSLWAAGYYVKTRKLLDSDIFLKSVAVVSPMGFIAIEAGWMVTECGRQPWIIQNVMRVSHSVTPMPGLGVSATLFSLLYLALALIVIFIVFRQIGHSPIIHEGEQKQ, from the coding sequence GTGCATGACCTGCTGATAGCGCGATGCCAGATGGGAATGTCATTGGCATTTCATATAATTTTTGCGGCAATAGGCATTGCTCTGCCGCTCATGATGAGTATCGCAGAATGGCTCTGGCTCAAGACCGGTGACAATGTCTACGAAGAATTGGCAAAGAGATGGAGCAAAGGTGCTGCTATCTTGTTTGCTGTAGGTGCTGTCTCTGGCACTGTTCTGTCATTTGAGTTAGGGCTTTTGTGGCCTGGCTTTATGGACTTTGCTGGCGAAATCATTGGCATGCCTTTTGCCCTTGAGGGCTTTGCCTTTTTTACTGAGGCGATTTTTCTCGGCATATATCTCTATGGCTGGAAGCTCGTCCCTAAGCCAGTCCATCTCTTTGCTGGACTGGTAGTAGCAGCAAGCGGCGCGGCATCAGCACTCTTTGTTATCTTTGCTAATGGTTGGATGAATACTCCCACGGGCTTTGATTTAGTCGATGGCAAAGCGATAAATATCGACCCGATAAAAGCGATGTTTAACCCGGCTGGTCTGCCAGAAGCAGTGCACATGCTACTGGCCGCCTATGCAGCCACAGCCTTTGTAGTAGCGGGCATACATGCCGCACTTTTGCTAAAAGCCAAAGACAATATATTTCACCGGCGCGCACTGGCTATTGCCCTTGCCCTGGGCGGCGCTACGGCGATATTGCAACCATTGTCTGGTGACTTACTAGCGCAACTCACTGCGCAGTTGCAGCCAGTCAAACTGGCAGCGATGGAGGCTCACTTTGATACCACCAAAGGTGCCAGTCTCAATATCGGCGGCATCACCGATGTCAAAGCCGGCAAACTCAACTACGCCATAGAAATACCTATGATGCTGAGCGTACTCGCTCACCATGACCCCAATGCTGAGGTCAAAGGGCTCAATGACTTTGACCGGTCTGATTGGCCCAATATCAATATAGTGCATCTCAGCTTTGATCTTATGGTGGGCTGTGGCGTAGCCATGATGCTAGTGTCACTCTGGGCAGCCGGATACTACGTCAAGACTCGCAAACTGTTAGATAGCGATATCTTCCTAAAGTCTGTCGCAGTCGTCTCTCCCATGGGCTTTATCGCTATTGAGGCCGGGTGGATGGTGACCGAGTGTGGCAGGCAGCCCTGGATCATCCAAAACGTCATGCGTGTGTCGCACTCAGTCACTCCGATGCCAGGCTTAGGCGTATCAGCTACGCTGTTTAGCTTGCTTTATCTAGCGCTTGCTCTAATTGTAATCTTTATTGTATTTAGACAAATTGGTCATAGCCCGATTATTCATGAGGGCGAGCAAAAGCAATGA
- a CDS encoding GntR family transcriptional regulator yields the protein MAFKRVTSTREQITQVIMERILDGTYKPGERLIEMQIAGELGISQAPVREALRYLEAMRIVETQPYKGTYVREVTDRELAESSQVRAALEKLGAQLAAPHIKDHIERLELEAKLFMKAAKAKDVQQYSQHDIEFHRIIIEASGNQLLLSIWENVVLESRFMRTLHRIGEEQLEEFGQAHLPVLEALKSGNGANAGELLDSLICKYHFMGPK from the coding sequence ATGGCTTTTAAGAGGGTCACCTCTACCAGAGAACAAATCACCCAGGTGATTATGGAACGCATCCTGGATGGCACCTACAAGCCCGGTGAGCGCCTCATCGAGATGCAGATAGCCGGGGAGCTGGGTATCAGCCAGGCGCCAGTGCGTGAGGCTCTGCGCTATCTAGAGGCGATGCGTATTGTCGAGACCCAGCCCTATAAGGGTACTTATGTGCGCGAGGTGACTGACCGTGAGCTGGCAGAGTCATCACAAGTAAGAGCGGCCCTGGAAAAATTGGGCGCACAGCTAGCGGCACCGCATATCAAAGACCATATTGAGCGTCTCGAGCTTGAGGCCAAACTCTTTATGAAAGCCGCTAAGGCAAAAGATGTGCAGCAGTATTCGCAGCACGATATTGAGTTTCATCGCATCATTATCGAAGCATCAGGTAACCAGTTGCTCTTATCTATATGGGAAAACGTGGTGCTAGAAAGCCGCTTTATGCGCACATTGCACCGCATTGGTGAGGAGCAACTAGAAGAGTTTGGCCAGGCCCATCTGCCCGTATTGGAGGCTCTTAAGTCCGGCAACGGTGCTAATGCCGGTGAGTTATTGGATAGCCTTATTTGCAAATATCATTTTATGGGACCCAAATAA
- a CDS encoding thiolase family protein: MSDIVIVNGARTAFGAFGGGLATQTATDLAVHAAKGAIDRAGVDKDQIDSVVMGNVIQTSKDAIYLGRHVGLRVGLKESTPGLILNLLCGSGVQAVATAAMQIKEGQSSMVLAGGTDALSMTPYVSWSTRWGNRMGHMQLWDGLDIRDTYAKASMGETAENIYEKYKISREDQDEYALLSQKRAAAAMASGRLREEIVPVEIPGKKGPTIIEKDEHARAETTLESLAKLKPVFRKDGAVTAGNACGIVDGAAALIVTSSDIAAKQNLKPLVRVVSWAVTGVAPEIMGIGPVPAIPMALEKAKLKLSDMDLIEINEAFAVQYLACERELKLDREKTNVNGGAIALGHPFGATGARLLLTIAIELNKRQLRYGCVSLCIGGGMGIAMIVERI; encoded by the coding sequence ATGAGCGATATCGTCATTGTAAATGGAGCCAGGACGGCGTTTGGAGCTTTTGGCGGTGGTTTAGCCACACAAACAGCCACAGATTTGGCCGTGCACGCTGCAAAGGGCGCAATTGATCGCGCGGGCGTCGACAAAGATCAAATCGACTCAGTCGTCATGGGTAATGTCATTCAGACCAGCAAAGACGCAATTTACCTCGGCCGTCATGTCGGTCTGCGCGTTGGACTCAAGGAGAGCACTCCTGGTCTCATACTCAACCTACTCTGTGGATCTGGCGTGCAGGCTGTGGCTACTGCTGCTATGCAGATAAAAGAGGGTCAATCCTCAATGGTCCTGGCTGGCGGCACCGACGCGCTCTCGATGACTCCCTATGTCAGCTGGAGTACTCGCTGGGGCAATCGCATGGGACATATGCAACTCTGGGATGGACTTGATATCCGCGACACCTATGCCAAAGCATCCATGGGTGAGACCGCTGAGAATATCTACGAAAAGTACAAAATCTCCAGAGAGGATCAAGACGAGTACGCTCTCCTCAGTCAAAAACGCGCTGCCGCTGCCATGGCTAGCGGTCGTCTGCGCGAAGAAATTGTGCCTGTTGAAATACCCGGCAAAAAAGGTCCTACCATAATAGAGAAGGACGAACACGCCAGAGCTGAAACCACTCTTGAGAGTCTTGCTAAATTAAAGCCAGTATTCCGTAAGGATGGCGCAGTAACAGCTGGTAATGCTTGCGGTATCGTGGACGGTGCTGCGGCATTAATAGTGACATCATCTGATATCGCCGCTAAACAAAATCTCAAGCCGCTGGTGCGTGTAGTATCGTGGGCGGTGACTGGTGTCGCTCCTGAGATCATGGGCATAGGTCCAGTGCCAGCAATACCTATGGCACTAGAAAAAGCCAAGCTCAAACTATCCGACATGGACTTAATCGAAATAAACGAAGCCTTTGCTGTGCAATATCTCGCCTGCGAAAGAGAACTCAAGCTCGATCGCGAAAAAACCAACGTCAATGGTGGCGCAATTGCTCTGGGGCATCCATTTGGTGCTACCGGAGCCAGACTATTGCTCACAATTGCTATCGAACTCAATAAGCGTCAACTGCGCTATGGTTGTGTCAGTCTCTGTATCGGCGGCGGCATGGGTATAGCCATGATTGTTGAGAGGATCTAA
- a CDS encoding efflux RND transporter permease subunit: MWLQIVSMKRPITVIVAVISMMLAAIMAITSMKEDIFPDLNMPVIYVVQGYGGMAPDQMEGYIVSTYEVHFLYIPGVDHIESQTIQNISMMKVYFHPGTNMSEALSTCVAMVSRARTLMPPGTVEPFVLRFDAGSLPVGQLVLSSKTKTIEQLQDLAFVRVRPELGTIPGASAPPPFGGNARTIVISADSQKLRQFNISGDMIVKALATGNEVVPAGNARVGDFMQITPINTDLPDIHQLDNLPIKMGAGPTVFMRDVATVSDSSDILAGYALHNGRRTVYVPVVKRADASTVSVVNALKEHLPVMQRLLPEDVTISYEFDQSKHVTDSIKGVLNEGALGAILPGLMIFLFLRDLRSTMIVITTIPCVLLGACLSLYVTGQTINMQTLSGLALAIGILVDEATVDIENIHAHMARGEPVTRATLAAGFETRVPRLLAMLSIIAVFVPSFFMTGVTKALFVPLSLAVGFCMIWSFFMSSALVPVMAVFLIRHKGGEDEEKGFFARFKAAHYALVERLMKLRAVVIPVYFLVTITLSVLLFWQSGRELFPDSDTTDFRIRMRCQTGTRVEVTEEKTLQMIDIIKREAGPGNVEATLGYAGQQPVQFVISSVFLWTSGPHEAVMDVSLRKEANIDLPSFKDVLRSKFAQEMPNVSFSFEPGDLVSQIMNLGSPTPIAVVVKGPDLEQCRLFADKVKAEMAKITYLRDLQYGQPLDYPTIDVNIDRELAGQFGLTPAQVGKALVPATSSSRYILENFWMDRKTGVAYQVQVQVPQNQIQSMEALKHFPIMQKENHEHPLLGDVASVTYGKCVGEYDRDNMMRMVSLTANIKGMDLGHVGEEVKAAIARAGSPPRSVRVKVAGQVPVLSDTFSHLFIGLSLALVVIFLMLTGYFQSIRLALIVLSTAPAIVCGVMVMLKLTGTTLNIESFMGAIMSIGIGVSNAILLVNYAENSRLAGKTALDAALFGAQERLRPILMTSIAMVSGMVPMALALSEGGAQSAPLGRAVIGGLTMSTLTALTILPLVFAVVQRNSSTASPSIHPDDRGE, translated from the coding sequence ATGTGGCTCCAGATTGTTTCGATGAAGCGCCCAATAACCGTCATCGTAGCGGTTATAAGCATGATGCTGGCGGCAATCATGGCTATCACTTCCATGAAGGAAGATATTTTTCCCGACCTCAATATGCCGGTCATCTATGTGGTGCAAGGTTATGGCGGTATGGCACCAGATCAAATGGAAGGCTATATCGTCTCCACTTATGAAGTGCACTTTTTGTACATTCCTGGTGTAGACCATATTGAGTCGCAAACGATTCAAAACATCTCAATGATGAAAGTGTACTTCCACCCTGGCACCAATATGTCAGAGGCACTGTCCACTTGCGTCGCCATGGTCAGCAGAGCACGCACACTGATGCCGCCGGGCACAGTAGAGCCCTTTGTCTTGAGGTTTGACGCTGGCAGCTTGCCAGTGGGACAGCTGGTCCTATCCAGTAAGACCAAAACCATCGAGCAACTGCAAGACTTAGCTTTTGTCAGAGTCAGACCAGAGCTGGGCACTATCCCTGGTGCATCGGCACCACCACCCTTTGGCGGCAATGCTCGCACAATTGTTATCAGTGCTGATAGTCAAAAGCTGAGACAGTTTAATATCTCTGGCGACATGATCGTCAAAGCACTGGCCACAGGCAACGAAGTAGTGCCAGCTGGTAATGCTCGTGTGGGTGATTTTATGCAAATCACACCAATCAATACAGACTTGCCTGACATCCACCAGCTCGACAACCTGCCCATCAAAATGGGTGCTGGTCCCACTGTCTTTATGCGCGATGTAGCCACAGTAAGCGACAGTAGCGACATCCTGGCTGGCTACGCCCTGCATAACGGCAGACGCACAGTCTATGTGCCTGTGGTCAAACGCGCTGATGCCTCAACTGTATCTGTGGTCAATGCCCTCAAAGAGCACTTGCCAGTGATGCAGCGACTGCTGCCAGAAGACGTCACCATAAGCTACGAATTTGACCAATCAAAACATGTCACCGATAGCATCAAAGGTGTTTTAAACGAAGGCGCTCTAGGGGCGATTCTGCCAGGACTTATGATCTTTCTATTTCTTAGAGATCTGCGCAGTACCATGATTGTCATAACGACTATCCCTTGTGTGCTCTTAGGCGCCTGTCTATCGCTCTACGTCACCGGTCAGACAATCAATATGCAGACTCTCTCTGGTCTGGCTCTAGCCATTGGTATTTTGGTGGACGAAGCCACAGTAGACATCGAAAACATCCACGCCCATATGGCCAGGGGCGAGCCAGTAACAAGAGCGACTCTTGCTGCTGGATTTGAAACAAGAGTGCCAAGACTACTGGCGATGTTATCGATTATCGCAGTCTTTGTACCGTCATTTTTTATGACCGGCGTGACCAAAGCACTATTTGTGCCGCTCTCTCTGGCGGTGGGCTTTTGCATGATCTGGTCCTTCTTTATGTCCAGCGCCCTTGTACCAGTCATGGCGGTCTTTTTAATCCGCCATAAAGGTGGAGAAGACGAAGAGAAAGGATTTTTTGCTCGTTTTAAAGCGGCTCATTATGCTCTGGTAGAGAGATTGATGAAGCTGCGTGCCGTAGTCATTCCGGTCTATTTTTTAGTGACTATTACTTTGAGCGTTCTACTCTTTTGGCAAAGCGGTAGAGAACTATTTCCTGACTCTGATACCACAGACTTTAGAATCAGAATGCGTTGCCAAACTGGCACAAGAGTTGAAGTAACCGAAGAAAAGACATTGCAGATGATTGATATCATCAAGCGCGAAGCCGGTCCCGGCAACGTGGAAGCAACACTGGGTTATGCCGGTCAGCAACCAGTGCAGTTTGTGATTAGCTCAGTCTTCCTCTGGACAAGCGGCCCCCACGAGGCTGTAATGGATGTGAGCCTGCGCAAAGAAGCCAATATCGATTTGCCAAGTTTTAAAGATGTCTTGCGTAGCAAATTTGCCCAAGAAATGCCCAATGTAAGCTTTAGCTTTGAGCCAGGCGATCTCGTCAGTCAAATCATGAACCTCGGCTCGCCCACTCCAATAGCAGTGGTGGTCAAAGGCCCAGACCTGGAACAATGCCGCTTGTTTGCCGATAAAGTCAAAGCAGAGATGGCAAAAATAACTTATTTGCGCGACTTGCAATACGGTCAGCCCCTCGACTATCCCACCATCGACGTCAATATCGATAGAGAGTTAGCCGGTCAGTTTGGACTGACTCCAGCACAAGTGGGCAAAGCACTGGTGCCAGCTACGTCATCGAGCCGCTACATCCTTGAAAATTTTTGGATGGACCGAAAGACCGGTGTCGCCTATCAAGTACAAGTACAGGTGCCACAAAATCAAATCCAATCGATGGAAGCACTCAAGCATTTCCCCATAATGCAAAAAGAAAATCATGAGCACCCGCTCCTCGGTGATGTAGCATCGGTCACTTATGGCAAATGTGTAGGTGAGTACGACCGCGACAATATGATGCGTATGGTCTCACTGACAGCCAATATCAAGGGGATGGACTTAGGTCATGTGGGCGAAGAAGTAAAAGCGGCAATTGCCCGCGCCGGCTCTCCACCCCGTAGCGTCAGAGTAAAAGTAGCAGGACAGGTCCCTGTACTAAGCGATACATTTTCACATCTATTCATCGGACTTTCGCTTGCCCTCGTTGTGATTTTCCTCATGCTCACTGGTTACTTCCAATCAATACGACTGGCTCTGATAGTACTTTCCACTGCCCCAGCCATAGTCTGTGGTGTGATGGTGATGCTCAAACTTACAGGCACTACGCTCAATATTGAGTCCTTCATGGGAGCGATTATGTCTATCGGCATCGGAGTAAGTAACGCCATCTTGCTCGTCAACTATGCCGAGAACAGCCGCCTAGCGGGCAAAACAGCACTGGATGCAGCACTCTTTGGAGCACAAGAGAGGCTCCGTCCAATCTTGATGACATCAATTGCTATGGTATCGGGTATGGTACCGATGGCACTGGCACTGAGCGAAGGCGGCGCCCAGAGCGCACCGCTGGGACGGGCAGTAATAGGCGGTTTGACCATGTCGACCCTGACAGCCCTGACTATTTTGCCACTAGTTTTTGCGGTAGTGCAGCGTAACAGCTCTACTGCCTCACCTTCTATACATCCTGATGACCGAGGCGAGTAA
- a CDS encoding cytochrome d ubiquinol oxidase subunit II — MSLSHADCVLLLGGVGVASLTLYAVMGGADYGGGFWDLLATGPRKDEQRKTIEKAIGPIWEANHVWLILIVVLLFSCFPRAFYTASIALHIPLTLLLFGIVLRGSAFTFRTYDSEKDEVQKRWGRIFAISSTITPVMLGTIVGAISGGHIITKGDFFSVYLSPWLRPFPIAVGFFALMLFAYLAAVYLTADTKEPLLQNDFRLRAYITQAITAALALTVYLLAREGAPDLWHDMHIMSPIYVGTFIAAVATVVFLATRRFTIARFCAAAQVAFILWGWALAQYPYIIRPSQTIFNSASHIATLELVLMALAAGGLLLFPSFFFLYHVFKIKRTTSSMPGDKLKEQQS, encoded by the coding sequence ATGAGCCTCTCTCACGCCGATTGTGTATTGCTCCTTGGTGGAGTCGGTGTAGCCAGCCTGACTCTCTATGCCGTCATGGGTGGTGCTGACTATGGAGGAGGCTTTTGGGATTTACTTGCCACAGGTCCACGCAAAGATGAGCAACGTAAAACCATTGAGAAGGCCATTGGTCCCATCTGGGAAGCCAATCATGTCTGGCTCATACTGATTGTTGTTTTGCTCTTTTCCTGCTTCCCCAGGGCGTTTTACACTGCCTCTATCGCACTGCATATACCGCTCACACTGCTCTTGTTTGGCATCGTACTGAGAGGCTCGGCTTTTACTTTTCGCACTTACGACAGTGAAAAGGACGAAGTACAAAAACGCTGGGGTCGTATCTTTGCCATATCAAGCACAATCACACCGGTGATGCTTGGCACAATTGTCGGTGCGATTTCTGGCGGACATATCATCACAAAAGGCGATTTCTTCTCAGTATATCTTTCGCCATGGCTAAGACCGTTTCCCATAGCTGTGGGATTTTTTGCTTTGATGCTATTTGCCTATCTGGCCGCAGTGTATCTCACTGCTGATACCAAGGAGCCACTGTTACAAAACGACTTTAGACTGCGCGCTTATATCACTCAAGCAATCACAGCGGCACTAGCACTAACAGTCTATCTACTGGCTAGAGAAGGTGCACCTGATCTCTGGCACGACATGCACATCATGTCGCCAATTTACGTCGGTACTTTTATTGCCGCTGTAGCAACTGTAGTGTTTTTAGCAACGCGCAGATTTACCATCGCTCGCTTTTGTGCCGCAGCTCAAGTTGCTTTTATCCTCTGGGGCTGGGCTCTGGCACAGTATCCATACATCATCAGACCAAGTCAGACGATATTTAATTCAGCCTCGCATATTGCCACTCTTGAGCTTGTTTTGATGGCGCTGGCTGCTGGTGGATTGCTTCTATTTCCTTCCTTTTTCTTTTTGTATCACGTCTTTAAAATCAAACGAACGACGTCATCGATGCCAGGTGACAAGTTAAAAGAGCAGCAGAGTTAG
- a CDS encoding efflux RND transporter periplasmic adaptor subunit, which translates to MQNHIRSLTFLMALLSVLSVCGCAEKKETVTTASQDVQELPVTKVIKQTLSRVDQLPGEIQAYQDVAIYPKVPGFIDWIGVDRGSTVKKGQVMVRLIAPELLAQSNEAIAKAKAVSSELQQARSKLSAAKASLLEAKAQLAGDEDTYTRTKEASLVPGVVAPNDVVVLGQKVEADREKVKVWQENIEAASNAVKSLTDSLVAAKRASDNYKDISQYLVITAPFDGYVTERNMHVGSFVGPLGHGAYPAIIRVQQLSLLRIITPVPEAIVGGVVPGAEVEFTVSTHPSERFKGKVARIGNALEQKTRTMPVELNYPNPGWRILPGMFCEVYWPTKRPHPSLFLPPSAVETTSTLSTFVCRINNDQVEWVPVVQGEMMNNLTEVFGELKEGDLVALRCTDALKPHTRVKPTLTQLKEAHAPQLARPGYNNRGVFYETPDAEKTDLKSPENTDKPKAL; encoded by the coding sequence ATGCAAAATCACATTCGCTCACTGACATTTTTAATGGCGCTGCTATCAGTATTGTCAGTTTGTGGTTGCGCAGAAAAGAAGGAGACAGTCACAACCGCCTCACAGGATGTACAGGAGCTACCTGTGACAAAAGTAATCAAACAAACTCTCTCACGAGTCGATCAACTACCTGGTGAAATACAAGCCTATCAAGATGTAGCAATCTATCCCAAAGTACCAGGCTTTATCGACTGGATCGGTGTAGACAGAGGCTCAACAGTTAAAAAAGGGCAGGTCATGGTGCGCCTGATAGCCCCAGAGCTACTGGCCCAGAGTAATGAAGCAATCGCCAAAGCCAAAGCAGTAAGTAGTGAGCTACAACAGGCACGCTCCAAACTATCCGCAGCCAAAGCCAGTCTACTGGAAGCCAAAGCTCAACTAGCTGGAGACGAGGACACTTACACCCGTACCAAAGAAGCATCCCTGGTACCAGGAGTCGTGGCACCTAACGATGTCGTTGTCCTCGGACAAAAAGTAGAAGCCGACAGAGAAAAAGTCAAAGTATGGCAAGAAAATATCGAAGCCGCCTCAAACGCCGTCAAGTCACTCACTGACTCTCTGGTGGCAGCCAAAAGAGCGAGCGACAACTACAAAGACATCTCGCAGTATCTGGTGATAACTGCTCCATTTGATGGTTATGTCACCGAGCGCAACATGCATGTCGGCAGCTTTGTCGGACCACTGGGACACGGTGCTTATCCAGCTATCATCAGAGTGCAGCAACTCAGTCTGTTGCGCATCATCACCCCAGTGCCGGAAGCTATCGTCGGCGGTGTTGTGCCCGGTGCCGAAGTAGAATTTACAGTCTCTACCCATCCTAGCGAACGCTTTAAAGGCAAAGTAGCCAGAATTGGCAATGCGCTAGAGCAAAAAACACGGACCATGCCTGTCGAGCTTAACTACCCCAATCCAGGATGGCGCATACTGCCAGGTATGTTTTGCGAGGTTTACTGGCCAACCAAACGCCCCCATCCGTCTTTATTTTTGCCCCCAAGCGCAGTTGAGACCACTTCCACACTCTCTACATTTGTCTGTCGCATCAATAACGACCAGGTCGAATGGGTGCCCGTGGTACAGGGCGAAATGATGAATAACTTGACTGAAGTATTTGGAGAGCTAAAAGAGGGCGATCTAGTCGCTCTGCGCTGCACAGATGCCCTCAAACCGCACACCAGAGTCAAACCCACCCTGACCCAACTAAAAGAGGCTCACGCGCCTCAGTTAGCCAGACCTGGCTACAACAATCGCGGTGTCTTTTACGAGACACCAGATGCCGAAAAAACAGATCTAAAATCACCAGAGAATACTGACAAGCCTAAAGCACTTTGA